The DNA window TTATGCATTGGTTCCTCCAGGTCTGTTTTTGGTGTAACAGCATTACTTCCACTGATAACATCTGCAGTATCTTTACTTGTGAAAGAGGAGCCTGTACATGGCCCAGCAAGGGGTCTCTCTTTAGGAAATGGCTTCTTTGAGAGTTCAAAAAATAGCATTATCCAGTTATGGGGAGCTGTTAAGCAGCCTAATGTTTTTCTTCCCATGctatttattttcctatttcaGGCAACACCGCAGTCAGGTTCTGCTACATTTTTCTTCATGTATGCTCAATTTCAAGTCTCTTGTTCAGATTATTATTAAATGCAAGATGCAAGTTTTTTAACTGAAGTTTGTTGATTGTAGAACCAATAAACTTGGTTTCACTCCAGAATTCTTAGGCCGCCTTAAGCTTGTTACTTCCGTTGCATCACTTATTGGTGTTGCGCTTTacaatggtttcttaaagaaagTTCCTTTAAGGAAAATATTCCTTGTGACAACTATTATTGGTTCAGCTCTTGGGATGACACAGGTATCTGTCCCAGAAAATCTTCTGTTTTATTGTGTCTTGCCTGTTGGCCCTTTCTGAGAATTTAGATGGACTTATGTGTAATCGACGTGTTGATAGGTTCTGCTGGTAACTGGATTAAACCGGAAGTTTGGCATTAGTGATGAGTGGTTTTCAATTGGGGATTCCTTGATTCTATCTGTTCTTGGTCAGGTAATCCTCTGTCTTGGTTCTGTCTTTTACTGGCCTAGCTTTGGATTGCTTCTCAGATCGATTAACAATCTCTAGTTCTGTGATTCCCTTAatatacatagaaagaacattCTGAATTTTGAACCCACTTTGTAATCCAAATATTTGCAGTTAATCACTTGGAAAAAAAGAAGTGCATTGAAAGAATATATAGCAATTGACAGGCTCATAACAGTCAACATGGAACTGGAAAGAAACTCATTACAATTAACTAAAGAGGGTATTTGGCTGATAAAAAGTAAGACTGTGAAGGAACTCTTCTTCTATTTATTAAAAGATCAAAGTAGTAGACTGTAAAGCAGTTTGGAATTTCGCATGTCTATAGGATAGCGAGAATTCTTCTCAGCAACAGATTCCAGTTAAGAACTGTAGGACTGGAATCAGCAATAGATTCTAGTTAAGAACTTCAATACTGGGCTGAAAAACTAAGTATCTTATTAATAATAGTGTTGCACATAAGTCTCAGGTTCAATCCCCAGCGGGGACagaaaacactaggtgattcttcccatctgtcctagccttggtggatagagttacttgGTACCTGTTGCTAGTGGGAGGTAGCAcgtatcccgtggaattagttgaggtgcccGAAAGCTGGGCCGAACACCAcagtcattaaaaaaaataaaaaaaatagtgttgcACATAAAGATGTAGGGAAGTAGCCATCGCTTTAGATCCAGGTGTGTTGTGACACTATCAATTCTAGGTGAAGAAATTACTTGTACCAGGTGTTTACATTATACCAGTGGATGCACATGTGTTtgaatatatacaattatcacTTAGCCATGATTCATTAATATATAGTTTCACTCCGTTAAATCACTTAGCCATGGTAACTTGTATTGGTTTGGTGTAAACACCCGATGCTGATAAGTATTTATGTTCTGGcctttcttttttctgtttttagCTATTTTTAGTTACCTCTTATagctattttctttttcatactTTCATTATCTTTTATTTGGACTCTTGCATTAATTAAGAATCTAGTCTAGATTCAAAGTGTTGTCTAAATTGATTAATAATCTTACCTTAATTAAGAGGCAGGCTACATAGGTTAGGGACTGTTAGTTAAATGTTGAAGGATACACCTATGTCACTTTGTTGGTACTTGAAATGTTAGCTAAAAGTTCCAACTTTGTAAGATCACCACATGGTTGTCCTAAGAAATTTACCCTTTTTAATGTAATGCCAACTTTCGGGAAGTAATTCTTGAGTTCTACAAAGGCAGAAAAAGACGGAATCTCTAAATTTTGTTGAGGAAATCAGATTAGATTGATCAGTAGGTTTTGATTCTTATGAGACTAGAGGATAATGGTACCCTTTGCCTGGATTGTCtaacttttactttttttcaggCTTTCTTTATGCCTGTTCTTGTATTAGCTGCAAGAATATGTCCACTGGGAATGGAGGCTACTTTCTTTGCAACCCTTATGTCCATAGCCAATGGGGGAGGTACCCTTGGGGGTCTACTTGGTGCAGGTCTAACTCACATCCTTGGTGTCACCAAGGACAAATTTGATAACTTGGCTCTCCTAATAATTATCTGCAATCTCAGCTCCCTACTGCCTTTACCACTACTTGGCCTTCTTCCTCGAGATGAACCTGATTCAGATGAGAATACTGATATCGAGATGACACCGTATTAAATTCCTGCCTTCTCTGCATATAACATGATGACATGAAATTACTAATGTGGCCTCAGATTTAACTGCAGCTTTTCAAGATACCAGTGGGAGAGGCTTTTTACTCAATAGGTGAGAACTCACTCATGTAATTACACTCACGATCTCAAGACATCACGACACAAAAATGTAGAGATTAGTAATATTTACTAGTACTAGTTTTTAAGCTAACTCACATACAGTagtcctatttttttttcttcagttcTCTCAATTAAATTTTAGTAGTAATTGTTTGTAAATGGATCAATATGATTTTGAACGTGGAATTGATGTCAGGTTGTTAATATTTTTACCCTGAATTCACCAAAAAAGTGGGGAcatgtaaaattattttactttctttcgacccttaaaagtatgtgatttctgtaatttgcccaagAATGGATTGTGGGGAAGGGGAGGGTAGAAGCATTCGATGGAACTGGTGAACTACACTTATTTCTGGATAGATGTGTGGATAGAGGGTTCGTGGTACCTACTGCCCACCCTTCCTTATCTCCTTTGAGAACTATGTGAATGAATAGTTGGCTCGTAGCTTCAATTTACAAAATCAAGGTTGTTGCCTTGCTGAGATGATACCTATTGTTATTTCTTTCACTTTTGAGATGGACCTTCTTACCACTACTTTTGCATGTAGCTATTATTTTGTTGTGTTTCCGTCTCTAAAGCTAGctcttcctcctctttttctttatgATAGAATCCCCCTTGATCCTTTTTACATAACATTCTTGATTGTCCCAGCTCGATAAGAATTCgctctttctaatttttttttgggattgaATTTTGTAGGACTCTACAAGATGAGTCCAATTTTAGTAAGGGTTCTTGGAGGTTACTTTATGATAAATTCTAGTTTATGTCTATATTACATATTCTTTTGAAGAAGCATCTCGAATATCTAGTAAATTCTTGGGATATTCATAAAAGAGATTATGACTGGACTATTCTTACTTCAAGAAGATCCACAATCCTCTTTACATGGATATCAAATAAATCACGAGGTTCAAATCATTCTATGTTCGAGAAATACATTACTAATTACAACCTTCAAATCACGAAGAAAACAAAGAGAAGATCAGGTTCGAACAAAATTATACTCATACagtttattaataaaatatttctatttcttCGTATTTTCATACATTAAAATTTGTTGAGAACACCCTGAAcagttttaaatatttgtttcagAAAATTGACACGaagtaaataattaagttcACAATCAGTAGGGAAACATATAAGAACTAATTGCTTAGTGCAGCTAGTGAAGAAACCTAACCCAAATGGCATAATCATAAATGTGCACTTTTACATGACCTATTTCATATTTATGCCCTtcaattttgggtgtgcacaagtaaccacttaaacttgtataaaatttaacaagtagacacatgagtcctaTGTAGCATAATACACATAAGACACAAATTATCATGTAGGATGCATGTAGGACgcatgtgtctatttgttcaactttatacaagtttaagaattcacTTGTGCACACctaaaattgaagaatataaatgtgaattaaaattaaattaaaaaacatatttatatattatacctAACTCATAGTTGACGCGAcacttatcattaattaatgcACCAATTTTCAGAGGTTTGGATTGTTTGTTGAGTGCTTGATCGACTATTTGCGTGTTTAGGTTGTTGTTTGTTTGTTGCAATCGACATATTGTGTGGTAACCGTGAAATATGCATTGTATTGGAGtgcatttttcatatattttttctaggGTATTCCGACAGGTATAGTCATtgagaatttataaaaaaaaaattaggtcgaaaatttaaaaaaaataaaaaattcagcATTTATTACTTTCCAATGACCATTCTgtcaagaaaattatattaaatgctttaaaatatttaatttgaagaggatattttaatattttataacaaaaaaatcatcaaaacaccaCTAGCAAAGTTTACTAACAGATGTACTTGTAAAACTTCCAATATTCACGAACAAATAAtatgttgaattgaatttgaatgaatCAAAATagacatattaaataaaaaatatttattacaatactttaataagatttttcattaattaatttgagtTAAATATAGGCCCAAATTTTGTCAAGCTGAAATGAGTTTGACTGATATAAATTAttctaataaataaacaagttaaTAATCAATCCAAACTTTGAACACATTAACAAATTACTATTAATTCATTAACTAATTGCCACCTCAATCATCTCACCCATACCAAAAGCAGTCGAATTATAAGTTGTGGAAACATACCAACTGCTTTTTTTTAGAAGTTGAAAAATCACATCAATGAGTTAGATTTTGACAAATCTAATGTCTTGTGGAAAATATCGATGATTTCAATTATTTCTGACGTCTTTTCAACCAATTCTCCAATAAATGTTTTTTCAGAAATTGTAGCATGCTGTGTTTGTTTTTggacaattaattaattcaattgcCAATTCATACTATACCTTGTTTAGTACCAAAAACTATCACATGCAATGTCTCAAATTGTTGGAAGTTGGAACAGTGTTTAGACACTCCTATCATTGAACCAAATTTAGTGCGCACCGGATAAATCTCCCATTGTGTAAAATCACATATGAGATGTCAATAGCACTAGGCGAACTTTCTGCGATATGCTCAATTCAGAAGGTATTGAGGAGGGATCGATCCCGAGTCATCCATGTGAATGACCACTCTCCAAACCAACTGAGCCATCCTGAAGGACAATCTCTACTTAATAATgtcatttattttgatattttttatagcTATCGTGAAATATCATTATAAAGAATAAATcatacatattattatttttatttggataaAAGGGGGTTATATTATGGTGGCTTAGTTGGTAGTTATTTGCTTGGAATTTTATCTAGCCAAAAGATCTACTACTTTTGTTTGCTTGACGAAAGTTATGATGGACTGAATTCCGCAACTTTCTTAATAGTGACCTGCAATTTTCAATGATGGATATATCATATAAACATatggaaaattaatttaaaaaatatttagttattataataaaaatatcattataGAGAAGGTTTATAAAAGATTAGTAGATGGGTTTTGTTTCTAATATTATCATGGAATACTATGTTTGTTTGGTGGCTGGAATTTTAGTTatctatttgaaaagaaaaaattcttAAAGGGAAAATTTACATCTACATTTTTgactttccttttatttgtgaTAAAATACTACTTacatcttttaaaattaaggTTAGTTAATTTCTTCCATCTCTATCACTTGATACATGTAATTTTTGTGAGAAagaatttgtatttaaaaatgcACTCATAAAAATATTCATCGTAAAGAGCTAGCCATAATTCATCGTAGAGAAATTTGATTGACTGtcctttcaaaattattaattacatcttggataatataattaaattgaataatttagTCAACAAGGATTTCAGTAGAAGCTGCCTACTGAGAATTAGTCAAAATTTCTCTAttcatactatttttttaataatatataaagaaGAATAGATAAGAAGTACTAACGCTGAATTTAGAGCTAAATCCTATACATTTATAGTGGATGAATTATTTACgtgttatatataaatataataataaaccCCCATTATGTTCTCCCAAGGGAAAAAAACAATTCCATACTAAATAAGTAGAGGCAAATTCAAAACTTGAAGACATAgtataatgtcaaattaaatattaggatGATCTCTATCTTAATTAATACATTTGGAAATCagtttttgaatttaattattggatgtgataattatttttgagagaatttaattattttataccattttgaaaacaagatatatatatattggacaaaataacaaaacaaggtactaaaaacaaaacaattattattttggCCCAACATATGTACCTGCAGTAAGTTGAATAATCGTTTAAAATTTAGGTGCTTAATAATAGATTTATAATAATGATTTAAATCTAGAACTTAACCAAGGAAATATTTGAGTTCTACATCTAAACCATGTCTTGATACCTAAttcaaaactcattttttttcaatactcAACTTTCTTATTAGTTAATAATGCTAGTGATTAGAATTGTTATAGATATTAACAACCAAAACTCTTAACCAACTAGGGTAATATTCATAGTCAAAGAACAACAAACTACTTCATCTATTTTCAACTTATGCGATATAGTTTTACTAACGatgaaattaaagttatattttttcaaatttttttggtaaattacATATCAAAcatgtcataaaaaaaaaactatgtcaTGAAATATCGATAACTATAAAAATGGATaagacaaaacaaaaattaatcatatatatatatacactagttTTTTGACGCGTGCATTACATGTGATTACCAATTCCAAAAAacatatgttatagtaaataatattgcttatttaagcaaagatttgaataataagcttagcaaaaaataatattgcagattcttttgtgaatgttcaatgtggatcgtcatatctcttattcacgcaaatctatgaagatggtcaatgaaatattttattagttaaatgcaacaatgtatatatttatttcaatttgatgaggttcaatcatgtaattagtcttatctcactaatattaccttatagacaatatttgttttgtatttttcttgtcatctaaccagatgtgctttgcatgtgtattcTACGCTAAgttgtttagatgtcatatgaatatttgaagagaacaactacattttatatattcacatatttttacatttgttgtgagttttttattttaaaaaaaagaactcaaaatattttaaaataatatattttgaagttagaagatcttgttaacttgataatacatttgtgacatataaaacttgctattaaataaataataaaaattaaacttatacaaacttcaactggcattattacaagtcatatgaactttttcttgtctaaaatactgaaatattaagaaatagtagaTAAGTAAACTTCCTTAaagtctaaatcacataagtagcatcgataaataaagtcatttttttgtcttgagcatcaaaaacaaatcgtgacaattgtctaaattttgaaaaaagatattcagaagcatatatctacaacacaagagaaattgttaacaaaaacaaataaatttagactacatcatgttaacttcatatattggaacattataTACTAACGTTATATTaagcaagaaaataattattatatcatcaaaattatttttctcaagtacTTGAGATTTTgaaatataccctcttaggatagaacgacttacttcatcagaaaagtggtacctcatattccacTAAATTTCGAACTCACTCAATGACaacaaatcacaaaaaaaaaaaattaaaatgcaagaaagaagaagagtagaagattaaaaaaaattgtggttgaaaaatgagagaaagtccctgtatttatagtcaacaaagggtagtatgaacaaatattttttgtgtcttatctgaaaagtcatgacctttctGAAAAGTCACAGtgctttgaaaaagtcacaactctttggaaaagtcacaacttattgaaaaagtcacaactcatcgaaaaatcacaatcctttgaaaaaagttacaacttatcggaaaagtcacaactcaccaaaaaagtcacaacctaattAAGTTAggaatattatagtaatttaacattcaagttaggagtttatatatatatatatatatatttatttatttatttatttttagctaGGAATGACAAGAAAATAATATCACTTAAAATAAAGAAGACCAATAAAAATACGACACGTACGAGATAACAACACTAGTTTGAGGGGCCAGAATTGGCGATTGGAGGAAACTTGTAATTTAGGCAACTACAAAATTCATGTTGGTCGACCATTTATTAGACAAGAATTCACATGTTGTTTAGCCTAGACCATAACTACAACTATATTATGTGGACACAAAGTTATTACTAACAAAAAGGAATTTGTAGTACTCATCCGTTATAATATATGATGACCTCTctttcatcaaaaaattaattattgccAAAAAAATGGCtcaatcttttatatatttttttaattgacttCAAATTTTAGAATTGTAATAACTATAAGGTATCTAGCTATTAAGTCGTATTGTGGAAGTTTGAGAGAAGGTGGTTGggatgaggatgaggatgaggaaTGAGATGTGTTTATCTTCGAGAACTAATTTTGATTTATGTCGAACGATCAACTACATAATAAGTCATTCATCTTGTAAGGCGGTTGCTGGAGCAATAGGCCTAGGAAGAGAGACTTGTTCATTGACCTAGAAAATCGTGTATGATAAAGTTCCTATAGAAGTCATCTAGAGATGTTTGGAGTCTAAAGGTATACATGTTACTTATGTTAGGCCAATTAAAAATATCTACAATGGGGAGCCAAGCCCCGAGTTAGAATAGTGAGAGGTGACTTGAGCACTTGATCCTAGGCATGATAGGGCACCAATGTGGATCAACCCTTAACCTATTCCTATTTATATTAGTGATGGACGAATTGACACGACATATTCAAGGGGAGGTGTGTTGTGGTGTATGTTATTCGTAGATATAGTATTGATTAATGAGACGTGGGCTGAATTGAAGTTAGTGATAGGCTGAAAATTTAGAGATAGACCTTAGAATCTAAAGGATTTTAGGTTAAGCAAGACTAAAACAGAGTACCTGGAGTGTAAGTTTAGTAATGCAACACATACGCCATATGTGGAGTGAAGATCAATGTACAAGAAAATACCTAAGAGGTTTCAAGTCTAATCCAAGGAGACGGGGAGATTGATGATGATATAACATCTCATATTAGAGAGAGAGGTTAAATGGAGGCTCACATCTCCAAGGCTTAAAGTAAGTTCTATGTACTACAGAGTGGTGGTTGGACCAACATTGTCGTATGTGGCAGAGTGTTAGCCAAAGAAGAATGCCCACATTCAAAAGATGAATGTAGCAGAGATGAGTATGCTTAGATGAATATGTGGGCATTACTAAAAGAAACGATATATAGGAACAAAGTTATACGTACAAAACAAGGTGGAAAAGGCCTCTGTGACAAACAAGATGATTAGGGAAGCTAGATTGAGATGATTTCAACATGTGAAGAGGTGGGGGGTGtgtagataatatatatatatatatatgttagcaAGGATGTGATGAGAAGTTTGGTTGTATCAAGAATTAGGAGAGGTAGAAGTATGCTACAAAAGAATTGGGAAGAGGTGATTATACAAGATATGACATGAGTACTTCAACCTATTGAGGACATAACCGAAGATAGACTATAGATCGAGAATTAGGGTAGAAGCTAGTTAGTAGGTAGCTATAGGTAAGTGTTATCGCATTTTACGTAGAGGTAGTGAGCTAACTtattagtagtattatatatttagtaatCATATAGTTTATCTTATTCTTCAATATGTATTACTGTTTGTtgcttaatttattttatacccTGTTGTTTTACTATCATTTTCTTACAACCTTGCTTTGAAAACTTTTGTTTGGGCCGATGGTCTATCCACACAAACAACCTCTTTACCCTTACAAAAATAAAGATTGCACCTCAAATTAATTTTACGTacaaaattacattaaatatacatattattgattttataatttgatctttctaattttatctttatttatagcATGCTCTTGTAATCAGCTAATTTATAgcatatttaaaatcataacttctaaaaaaaattaatatatgatgTAGTGTCTtgtttacttttaaaattttgtaaccACTCAAATACCATAAAACGTTAGAGGTATATTGATATATCATATATGAGCCCACAACATGGACAACCCCACATGTTTGGCCATTTCTTATCTGTATACTTCATGTGATTTCTGATTGTACACATGGCCTATACACAAGGACAATTGCTTTAATTCTTCAAGTTCACGTACGTGGAGGATTAGCAATTAAGACACAATATCAATCTTAGGTTATTCATTCACATTTAATTTACTTAATCAGATAAAGGGTTCATTTATGGCTGAATAAATTGCCTCTTGATTTGTCGGATATTCATCATAtaaactattaattattttaggaaCCAGTCTACTCAGTCTAACATCCTTGAAACCAAAGAACACATATATTGTCCTAATCCTTGTCCATATTGATCTCTTTCTGAAtaattatttaagtttttttttttttatatatatatatacgtacattataaattttgattaatttacaACCAGTAAACATATTGTAAGCCTTAGCCATATTAATCAGCATGTACTGGTTGCTAGATTTACATGACTAAGTAAAGTTTGTAAGCTTTAATCAGTAGCATAGTCAGAAATTTTACTAAGGCTGTCCAAGAATAATGATGTGTGTggctatcaaaataaaataaaaaaaatattgtgctaTTTGGGTTCAAATTCAAAACTCTTTCATTCAAATGGATACCCTTTACCATTGCGCCAAAGACATAACTTTCGTCAAGAgtgtcaaattttaaatatatatcctttaaatgtagaatttgacatatatGTAATGTAATTTTCTACCGAATAATATCCAACTAGACACCTTGGAATGGCTATAGCTACGCCCTGCTTTAATCACCTACAAGAACTAACCCTCCATTCATAGTAACCCTTTAGATAATTAGGTTTGAGAATCTGATCATAACCATATGTCTTTTTAGAAGATCATTCTTCCATATCTTGTCTTCAAAAATATCTCTTCAGTTTTTGCATAAGaaccaaaaaattaaatgacattttagtatattttataaatcttTAATATTAGATAACAAAATTTAGAaatcttttttactttcttaaactacATACTAAATTAAAACATATCATTCAACTTGAAACAAAAAGATATCTTTTAACCTATAAACTGTTATCTTCCTTATTTCCCCCCTTTAGGCATCATAAAAAAGAAGAGTGTGTGTAGAAATTCATGATTAAGTTATTTTCATTACCAAACGATATCTTACCAAACAAAAATTCTATTAAGAAACTTCTTTACTAGAGAAGAATCATTTTCTTTACAACTTacttaacttttaattttatattaattgctTTAACTGATACTTAGATATTATTGTTAACTTTTGGTAAACCACAAATTTCATTAAACACTTTTTGGGtatactaatattattattaatttttaatttatatattgtgtccaaaaatatatatcaaaacacaaACCAAACACGAAAATATGTGTTTCATAATAAGAAAAAGACTCGTATAGTTACACGCCAAGTCCCACTAAATCATCTTATTGTTTCTCCAACTGTACTTTTCAATATAGagattaattagaatattaAATTCATAATGTATATAGACATCATTATTGATCCCTAGAAATCTTTGAATGGCTAAATAATTCCTAGAATAGTATAGGATGTAAAGTAAAAgtgataatatataaataaaatatattatcaactaataatattattttttatataccgTCAAGCCTCATTATAACGATTATTTATTATATCGATATTTCACTATAACGATATGATTTTCTCTAGAATtaatgtttcattttatattttgctTTTCTGTCATAACATTCTAcctataacaacaataacattcaTTATAGTAGTATAATCTTGGTAAAATTACTCATTTATAATAGTCGTA is part of the Solanum stenotomum isolate F172 chromosome 8, ASM1918654v1, whole genome shotgun sequence genome and encodes:
- the LOC125874416 gene encoding folate-biopterin transporter 1, chloroplastic-like; the protein is MAVTVAVPEDPVQQDNDAEPLLYSTNRNEDLLTTTSNEDSSSSDKSGSHKDKNSISSGRWFGVELTPDNIAVAMVYFVQGVLGLSDLAVSYYLKDDLHLDPAETAVISGFSSLPWLIKPLYGFISDSFPLFGYRRRSYLVLSGLLGALSWFLMATFVDSKYGAAFCILIGSLSVAFSDVVVDSMVVERARGESQSMSGSLQSLCWGSSACGGIVSSYFSGSLVEVYGVRSVFGVTALLPLITSAVSLLVKEEPVHGPARGLSLGNGFFESSKNSIIQLWGAVKQPNVFLPMLFIFLFQATPQSGSATFFFITNKLGFTPEFLGRLKLVTSVASLIGVALYNGFLKKVPLRKIFLVTTIIGSALGMTQVLLVTGLNRKFGISDEWFSIGDSLILSVLGQAFFMPVLVLAARICPLGMEATFFATLMSIANGGGTLGGLLGAGLTHILGVTKDKFDNLALLIIICNLSSLLPLPLLGLLPRDEPDSDENTDIEMTPY